The window AGTCTGATAGCCTTATTGCAAAAGTCAGGTCTCCATGGTCTATGCACCATCCCCAAATTATCTAAAGGTTGGCAAGGGAGACTCCTGCATCCAAATTGTAAATGGCAGTTTCCTATGGGGCTGGATGACTGGCTGGTGTGGTTGGGGCTTGGGGTGGGTAGCAGAAGGATCCTTCTGCTCCTTTGCTCCCTCTCCTCCCggctcttgctttctttctcagaCTTACTTCCCCACTTCCTGTGTTCTTGACTGTCCTACCCAATAAACCATTTGACATTCAAATCCTTATCTTGGGGGTTTGCTTCTGGGGAAATCAACGCCAAGGTGCCATAGAGACCACAATTCATACTACAGTCAGTAGGGTACCTAACCCAGGCTTTAGAGCCTCAGAAGTCCTTTGGGAGGAAGTTGCATAGTTGGaactccccacctccacccaagATGAGTTGTGGGTAAACCAAATGCAGCGGGAGTCAGATGGGGAAAATTCAAGTGCAGAGTGAAAGGCCAGGGCAGTTTATGAGCAGAAAGCAACTGAATGAGGCTGGCTTTCAGCATGTGAAAGTGGAGTGCTAAAAACGAATTGCTGAGGCAGGCTGGGGCCTGATTCTGCTGGGTCTTGTAAGAGGGTTGAAATTTTATCCCCGTGAGAAATCACTGAAAGGTGGAGGCAGGGTGCAGTATAATTCTCTTAGTGTTTATCAAGCACCCTCTCAAATCTCTAATACATACTTGAGAGTAGTCATTAGCTCTGTGTTTGATAATGGGCGATGCTAGAGTGTGTTGGCGTTGTCCTATATGGTCACCAATAGCCACTGCCGAGCACTTGAACGGAGTGGATCCAAACCAAGTGTCTTGGTTCATTTTTTTGTCAACCTAACACAAGTTAGGAGGAGAGAATCTTAGTCgtgaaaatgcccccataagacTGCCCTGTAGACAAACTCGTGGGGGTATTTTCTtgcttaatgattgatgtgggagggtccagtccactgtggaAGGTGTGGCCTCTGTGTTGGtgtttctgtaagaaagcaggctgagaacgCCAagaggaacaagccaataagcagtgttcctccggggcctctgcttcagttcctgccttgagtccttgtcctgacttcccacagtgatggagtgtgacctgattATTGTAAGATGAatcaaaccttttcttccttgagttgcttttggtcacagtgttttaccatagcaataaaaactctaacagaggcagggtctcatgtagggTTCCGGAACTATTTGATTAGCAGGTTTTGGGACTACAAACCCTTGGAGAAGGGTGAAGTTTTGAAGTTCTACCTTAGCTCTGGAGCAACGGTGCTTAGTGAGTATGGATCAAAATGTCAAACTGAGAGCCCACATAAAATCTCCCTTTTAAGGTGTTTTGTCATGGTTACAGAAAGCAGACTAACACAGATCTCTTCTCAGGAAATGGATTAGTGCCTGATGAAATAGCTGGAGGGAGTCAGCTTTGTGTGGACACCGTAAGAATGTTCTCACCAGACACTGAACGCCAATACCTTGACCTTGGttggacttcccagcctccagaactatgAGCAATACATTTCTATTGTTTAGACAGTCCAGCCTGTGGTAATCTGTTATACCTGCACAAACAGACTAGGatacatgtatgtgttcacaGTAGCTCAGCTTGCATGCAGCCAAGTGCCCATATCTGTATGTTCACACAGTACAGATGGACGTGTATGCTCACATGTCCACATGGCGTCTAGCCCCCTTTCACGTCTCCTTTCTGAGGCAGCATGGGCTGAgtttttctttgtgatttattgAAATTTTCCACTAAGGAAAGAATttggggaaggaaagaactgCTAGGAAATCTCAAGGGAAATGGAGGTGAAGATGGGACAATGGAGGAAAGTGGCCACTACAGAGAGGGTAGATAAAAGAATGACAGGGCCTGGGTTGCAGGGAGGATGAGTGTGGAGGTGAGTATTGGAAGCCTTGTGGCCAGAGCTTTGAACAGGTGAGGTCTGGGTTGTGGGCCATGGTGGAGGTGGTGAGGTGAGGATACCTTTTCTGAACTCTCAGAAGTCTTTGCTCTAAGAGCATGGGCCTACCCAGGGTCTCCCCGCGTCCCCAAGGTGCTTGAGGAGCCCTGGAAGGGTCCTGCTTGGGATCAGTCTCTGGAGGGCAGACAAGCAGATTCTGTTGTTCTCAGCTGGGGTCTGATCCACCAGTCTTCAGAGGAATGGTCTGGGATGCCTTTTCTGCTTCGGattcctgctttgttttcttggcaTGCTTGTGCCTAGAGACATAGAGCTTAGGAAAAGCCTGTTTGCTCAAAGGGGAGCCCTGGGGGCCAGAGGCAGAGAACTCACCAGTTTTGTATGTCCTCAATAGTCTCTGGCAAGGGCCGGTTGAGGGTCTCAAGCAGGAAGAAGGCAGCGCTGCCTCCCAGGAGAGCCGTGGTCCCAAAGATGACATTAGGGATGTAGGGCTGGACCTCACCCGTGATTTTCACCAGCGGGGCTATCATACTTCCCACTCGAGCCCACACGTTACTAATACCCATACCTGTTTGCCTGGGAGGGTTCAGAGAAGGGATTGGCAGCCTCTACAGAGGGCTTTTTAAAGGACACTCTTGGGACCCTTGGGTagaaggcaggaggaggatgCTACAGTTCCATCTGTTAGCCCCTGACCCAGGTGCATCACCTACCTGAGGACTGTGGGGTAGAGTTCACTTGTGTAGAGGAAGAGGCAGCTGAAGGAGCCAGACAGGCATCCTTTCCCAAATACAGCCAGTGCTGTCCTCATGAGCGTCATTTCTGCATGGGAAGGGGTTGGAGGATGGGCCTTGGTGTTCGTGAGCACCTGAATGTTCTCACTCCTTAGCAGACTTTCTCTCCCTTTGTGCTTGGCTGCCCAGAAGCTCATTTGGAAAAGGAAAGGTGAGTAGTAACCCATCTGCTACTCTTCATGCTTTGTCATGTGGGCCAAGTGGATTGCTGTCTAGAAGAGGAACCTGAGCCCCCACAGAAAGTAGGGATCTGTTTAAGGCCAACACGGTGAATCGGAGGAGGGCTAACAAAGTTGGAGTTCACTTTCCAGCCTGTGGCAGCTTCTTCCAGAGGGGCCTAAGGTAGCCTCAACCTCTCACCTGGAGACACAAAAATGAGTGCCAAGATGGCCCCTCCAGCCAGGAGCAGGAGGAAGCCCTGGGTGATGCGCCGGCCCAGATAACTTATGGAGAGGATTGTGATGAACTTGGCTGGGATGTCAACCGCACCAAAGATGAGCTGGAGTATGTAGATGTTGACTCCAAATTCTTCTACCCCCATAGCCAAACTGTAGTAGGCAAAACCAGTAGAAAacctgagagacagagagtcatGGGTCAGCACCTGCAGCCAAACAGATCTCTTCCCACAGCGACCCTTGGGTTACCAGGATGATAAACAGTTTTGTTGATTGTGTCATCTATAGCAGATTGATGTAGGCTGCTTGAATACTGTTGAGTTttgtgagattgtgtctgagCTCAATgaaaagtgctgggattgattgGTCATGTcttgcatggtcatggtgttcatggcagaggtacccaAGATTGATTCCATAGAATAACAGGACTGGGGGGACTCTCAGAGACTAGAGGAGACAGGAAATGCTCTATTTTTGTTCAGTTGAAATGCAGCATCCAGAGAGGCAGAGGTGAAAGTCAAACTGTGAACAGTGTGAACGtaactcctcctcctctctcagaATTCTGGAAAAGTGTGGGACAGATTTGATCCTGGGGAAGACTAGGATGGAAAGTGGTCTCACAACCAGGTCTCAAAAGAGCGTTGGGGAAGATGTAGGAGCAGTCAGAAGAGGAAACTTGGATATACAATTGCTCCCTGAAGTCTGCAGCCTGCAGGGTCAGCTCTTCTCTGTGTGGTTCCAGCGGGCAGAGCTAGGTTAGGCTTCAGGGACAGAGAGGCAGACTGTGGGGGCAAGTTCTGTCACCAGGATGTTCACCGAAGGGACTGGAGCACCTGCCCTGTGTGGGGCTGTACGACCTCAGAGGAAGCAGACACTCTCAACTAAATATGGGACTTCTGGGTTGGAAGCTTGTCTTGGTGGCTCCCAGgaggtattttcttgatttttcttgcaGGTACCCTAGGCTTGCCCTGATGGACCCCTCATTGTTCATCAACCCTGTGCAGGGCATGAGTAGGGAGAGGTGGCAGGTTACCAGGTCAGGGAGAGACAAAAGGTCACACGGCGCAGGATGGATACCCGGAACAAGTCAGATAAGCCGTATTTGACCTTGGTTGCGGCGATGTCCTTCTGCAGGCTGAACTTCAGCTCCTTGAGACATAGGAGAAGGAGAGGTGCTGTTAGTGGGCCTAGCTGCTGGAAGGGAAGGAGGTTCAAGCCTAGCTCTTTCAGAAGATGCGTTGGGGAAACAGAACACAACCGTAAGCCAAGGAAACAGGCCAGAGAGTGACACATAGTCCTGCCCCAGCTATAAtccctccccacctacctctatggtgagctttctcccctcctccttcttgcCATTGAAGGTAGCCACCCGTTGGAGTGTCTTCAGGGCCTTTGAGAACTTTCCAGATAGAACCAGCCAGCGAATGGACTCTGGTACCCACCTGGGGGCCAGAGTCAAAACATAGTGGCTCCTGTTCAAGAGTCCCTTTTAagacctctgcctctggagccaTGGGATAGGAGGTCCAGAAACCTGAGGTGCCTAATGCGCTTTCCGTGGAGCCTCACACTGGCCCATCTTTGTACTTGGGCTTCTTCTAGTTAGCACAAATTCAAGCATTCTGTTCCCCCACATCTAAAACAGCCTTCCAATGTTCCAAACCTAGATTGCTGGTTGTTGTTGGATGTCTTCCTTAGCTAAGAGCACCAGGGACTATAGTAAGGTTTTGGTCTGGATTCCTTCAAGGCCTTTGGAGGGAGGACACTGATACCTGGCCTTAGACTCCTGATCCTAGCTCTTTGAGTCTGCTGCTCATGGACTTACAAGCTTCCGTTTCTACCTTGACAGTCCTGTGAGCCTGCTCTCACCAAGACTGTGAAGGGGCTCCTCTCATGCTTCATGGCTGAGCCCAGGACTTTAGCTTTGCCTCCCTGAGAATAATGACAGCAACGGCTCCCAGTCAACAAGTCTTCCTGTAGGACAGCCCCACAAAATTAGGGTAACCAGCAATATCATCCCCAATATCATCTAGAAAAAAATTGAGGCTCAAAATGAGTGAGACCTGCCTCAAGCCACAGGCTAAAGGGCATCAGTCTCTCGACTGTACACTGCTGACTATCTGCGGCCTTTGTCCCCGACTCTGACTGCTCCCACCCCAGGCTGTGAACATGTTTCTGCCCCCACTCTCTagtctcttccccttccctttcagaCTGCTGTTCATCTCTTGACAGTTCTATGTTCATTTCCAAGCTGAAGTTCCATCTCAAGTCTGTACTTTTTCATGTAATCTTCCCCaggtctcagttttctcatctttgGATAGGGACAATAATGCTCCCATCAACCAGAGATGCAGCAAGGATCAGAGACAACATTAATTAGTGTTCAGAGTAGGATATCACGCATAACTTATAAATAGTTACTTCATAGTTTCACAGTTTCCCCTCAGAATGTTTTTAACTTCCAGCACTTGGGGCTTCAATAACGAGGTATGCGGGCTAATTTGCTGTCTTCCTGTGTGGATTTGGGTTCAACAGCTTGGTAATGAGATCTCTGCACACTCTGCTTCTTCCACCAAACCACCTCAATTCTCAAGAGATTTCCTGGCTGAGGCTCCACTTtgatattcttttgtattttacatCTGACAGTCTTTCAATTCTGTATCTACTTCCTTCCAAAGGTCCTTCAGATTTCTCCTCCAACATCCTCTAGCCTGCACAGTACCGTCCCTTCTGTTCCTGGCCTCACCATGTGGGTCTGTATTTCTGGgccatttttttccccacaaacaGAACTTTGGGTAGGCCTGCCAGCCCACAGGCGCCTTCTGTACTTTCTTATCCTCCTCTATGTTTAGTTGAGGCCTCCTTGGATTTCTGTGCTCAGGTAGACCAGCACCCTCCCATCCATCTCAACTCATGCCCCTTCTTCAGCTACAGGCAGCTCCCAGTGCTCCCAACACCTGCTCTCCCCTACAGCATGACTCAGCACACGTAACTCCTCTAACCTGGAAGGTCGTCCTTTACTCTGGCACCAGGGAGCTGGGGACAGATGGAGTTGGGTAGCCAGGTTAGGCATGGAGCCCTTATTTGTCCCTGGTGGAATAGGGTAGAGAGAAGAGGGCCACATACCAGGATAACAGGGAGAAGATGAAGAAGGGAACAGACACAGCTAACTGTAGCCAGCGCCACTGAGGAATGACATAGGCCAGGCCGGACAGAACGAACTGGCCAATGGTGTAGCAGTACCCAATTGATGTTGATGAGATGGCCCGCACTGAGGTGGGTACCCATTCCACATCTGTGAGAGAAGCCCAAGGACCAGATTAGGGTCTTGTCAGGCCCCAGGCACCACCCTGTGAAGTgccatcagcttctgcctcccattaGCTACCTGACTCCATCTGATCCCAAGGACTCAGTTACCACCAGTTTGCAGATAAGGCTCTTGAAACTCAAGGACACAGGACTCACAGCTGGGCCTCTCTCCACCCCAGTTCAGTCTTACTATATCTCCCCACTGAAAGTGACTTCCCTTGCTTTGCCCTCAACTTCACCAGTTATAGTGAACACTCATTCACAACAGATACTGTCTTGCTCATTTCTATGGATACACTGAACAGGATCCCGTGCTTAGCAGAGCATCCAGACACAAGGCAGGTCCTATAGCTTCTTAGCCACCTGTCATTATGTTTGTGATTGTTGCAAAATTCAGAAGTGTCTCGAGAAACCAGAGGTAGGCCTTTGGGTTGACTCAAACCCACTCTCTCAGCTTTTGACTATTGCTCCCCAAAGCCTTGCTGCTCGGGTCCCCACTGTGGCTCACTCAAGATAACGGTGCTCAGAGAAATGCCCGAGATGCTGCAGCCGCACAGGAATCGGAAGATTGTATAGATGGGGAGGCTGGGGCTGAAGGCAGCGCCTGAGCCACTGACTGCCAGCATTAGGTAGCTCCAGGTCAGGATGGGCTTGCGGCCAAACCTGCAGCTCAGAAGAGAGGAAGGGTCAGATTAGCCACTACATAGCTGCCAAACTGTGACTTTCAGGCTTTGGGACAAAGGGCTAAAggcaccccaccccccagcctcACCAGAAGACCAGGCGGAGCACGTAACTCCCTCACCAGACAGAGCCTTGCTGGTAATTGCTGTTTTTCAACAAGTTTGCAGTAGAAGCATTGAGTTAATGAGTTATTTCCTCTGCCTCAGCTTAGCTGACTGAGCAGAGGTCAAAAGACCACGTATCTCTGAGCAATTCATCTGCCCTGGCTTTATGGTATGTAGCCACAAAACCGGTTCTGAGAACCTGGGTTGAGAGGCCAGAAAATTCAAACCAGGACTTTGGGACAAAGAGAAGGCTATGGTCTGGCAAGGGAATGGTGTCTGCCCATAGAGGACCATCCTTCTCACCTCTCCCAGCTTTTGCACGGTCAGAACAGAGTTATGAGGGAATGTACGTGGAATGTGTTCCCAAGCCTCACCTGTCTGACAGTTCTCCAAACACGGGCCCGCCAATCAGTATGCCTGCCATGAAGATCGACTGGGCCATCTCCTTCAGTTTGTTGGAGCTGCATACCAAGTCCCACTGTACAAGAGCAAGGTAGGGCCATGCCAGTTCAACACAGTCCAGTTCCCCCAGGTATTCTCAGCCTACCttcacatacgcatgcacacatgcatgctcactcacatgcatgtgtgcaggcacTTACATGCCTTGGCTTCCCTGAACCTGGTCTTTGACTGCCAAGCACTAATTTTTTTCACCTATGTGGGTTCCTTAGGTCCTTGATCCATGGCTGTGTGATGACAATATCCCTCAAGTGTATTGTATGGTTGAAGTCTGCTTAGCTGTCCTATTGACCTCTCTTCTTGGCCTCTTCCACTAAAAGTCTGTGTCCTGCAGCTCCTCCTTTTCCCTACATTTCCAAGACCAGTCCCTCCATCTGCATCCTTGACCTCACCTCTCCTCTTCCTAAGGTCTACTCTCCtggtctctccctccctgcccctttttctctctcttgttctctctcttcctcctctctttctctcctaacTCTTTTTCATAGGTTTTCCTCATAGCCTTCCCTTTCTATATTCCCTCCAATTCTCTAGAATGAGAAGCACCCTTGCTGTCACCCACCCCCTTCACTCAATTCTCAGTTCTGCCCTGACCAACACATGGAAGCACTGTGCTCACTACAGCCACCCACAGCTTCTCTGTCAGCCACACTACAGACCTTCTGCATCCTGACCTGGCTTAGGCCTTGGTAGCTTCCCTCTAACTAGTTCTTTTCTTGCAACACagcctctcttctggccttcagaccaTCAGAGTCTGGGCCTACTTGAAAACATCCCATGACCATCCCAGACCTAACAGGACTTGCCTCCCAACTCCGTAAGGTCCCATGCACACCAAGTGGCGGTCCTGGCTTTTGAagatatttgtttttgagatttatgTGACTTTGAATCGACGAATCTTAATTACACAACACTTGTGGAGAACACAGCCATGATTTCAATATACATGCAAAGAATAAATTCTGCTATGGAAATTTGCCCATCACCTTTTcgattttttaagatagggtccttctttgtagccctggctgtcctggaactcactttggagaccagactggccttaaactcacagagatctccctgcctctgcctcccaagtgctgggattaaaagcgtgcatcaccacacccagcttccccCAGACTCTTATGCATACTTTACTCACTCTCCCTAGACCAGGGGCTCTCATCCATGGATCATGACCCTTCAGCGCAGGTGACCCTTTCACAAAGggcgcatatcagatatttacattatgattcataacagtaccaaaattactgttatgaagtagcaatgaaatagttttatagttggaagggtcaccacagcatgaggaatgatgttaaagggtcacaacactaggaaggctgagaagcactgcccATTATCATTATTGTGAGCATTATTTCTCTAGAACCCATTTTCGTGGAAAAGATCACAGGGATTTTGTTAAGAGTTTTGATAAGTGAtgccttaagctttattgtgcatATAGATTGAGCCAATTGTCACCAGAAAACTTTTCCAAAATTGTACTGTactaaatatgcctaaaataaactgccCGGGATCAGACTCTATAAATCTGAACCAATGCAGACTACTGAGTTGTGTTGAACCAGACTTCTGATTGCCTCAGATCAAAACTCTGCAGGCTCTGGTATTTACAgataccccacccccactccacagTCATTTGATCTTCaagtttcaaatatatatatatataatatatgcaatatattatataatatacacagcacaatatattacaaataatatatacaatatatataagacagggtttctctctatagccctgactgtcctgaaactcattatatgaaccaagctggcctagaactcacagagatctgcctgcttctgcctacctAGTGCttagattaaaagtgtgtgccaccaacatgggatgtactcactcatatttggtttctagccataaataaaggacattgagactataattcgtgattctagagaagctaaataagaaggtgaacccaaagaaaaacatataagcatcctcctgaatattaaccttcattaggcgatgaaagaagacagagacagagaccaacattggagcactggactgaagtctcacgatccaaaggaggagcagaaggagagtgagcacgagcaaggaactcaggaccgcgaggggtgcacccacacactgagacaatggggatgttctatcaggaactcaccaaggccagctggccggggtctgaaaaagcatgggacaaaacccgtctcgctgaacataacggacaatgaggactactgagaactgaagaacaatggcaatgggttcttgatcctattgcacgtaatggctttgtgggagcccaggtagtttggatgctcaccttaatagacctggatggaggtgggtggtccttggacctcccacagggcagagaaacctgcttgctctttgggctgaggagggaggaagacttgattgggggagggggagggaatgggaggtggtggcggggaagaggcagaaatctttaataattaaataaattaataaaaaaaaagtgtgtgccaccatacccaactgtatttgtttttaaaactggatttccctattttttttatttatgtctttcgTGTGTATTGAATGTTTTGCCcgcatatgtgtatgtctatcacgtctgtgcctggtgcctccagaggtcagaggaggatgtcagatcctgtcgaactggagttatggatggatggttgtgaactgccatgcggATGCTAGAAACAAAAGCTatgtcccctgcaagagcaacaggtgctcgtCACTGCTGAGCCTATCCTCCAatccctctcttttcctcacaATTCCGCAATATAGGCCTCACTATTTTGCCTTTGAATGCATAGTGGCAGCTGATGCTTGCGGAAGGCTCCTTACCAGGGACTGTCCTAAGTTGAGCTTCTTCTGTCCTTCCATTTCTTTAGCCCTCACAGCATCCATGTTGTGTTACCATTTCACAGGCGAGGAAATGGGCTCCGAGCAGGTTGCTGTGACAAGTAGACAAGTCTTTCC of the Chionomys nivalis chromosome 8, mChiNiv1.1, whole genome shotgun sequence genome contains:
- the Slc22a8 gene encoding organic anion transporter 3, producing the protein MTFSEILDRVGSMGPSQYLLVTLLALPVLGIANHNLLQIFTATTPAHYCRPPPNASMGPWVLPLGPNGKPEKCLRFVHLPNGSLPNDTQGATEPCLNGWIYNSTRDTIVTEWDLVCSSNKLKEMAQSIFMAGILIGGPVFGELSDRFGRKPILTWSYLMLAVSGSGAAFSPSLPIYTIFRFLCGCSISGISLSTVILNVEWVPTSVRAISSTSIGYCYTIGQFVLSGLAYVIPQWRWLQLAVSVPFFIFSLLSWWVPESIRWLVLSGKFSKALKTLQRVATFNGKKEEGRKLTIEELKFSLQKDIAATKVKYGLSDLFRVSILRRVTFCLSLTWFSTGFAYYSLAMGVEEFGVNIYILQLIFGAVDIPAKFITILSISYLGRRITQGFLLLLAGGAILALIFVSPEMTLMRTALAVFGKGCLSGSFSCLFLYTSELYPTVLRQTGMGISNVWARVGSMIAPLVKITGEVQPYIPNVIFGTTALLGGSAAFFLLETLNRPLPETIEDIQNWHKHAKKTKQESEAEKASQTIPLKTGGSDPS